The nucleotide sequence CAGAACCGACGGTACCGACTAGAAATTTCGGACTAAACAAAGGCATTCGGACGTGTTCCATTACTTGGTGGAGGTACTGTCTCCTTTCGGCTAAATTATACTTCACCCAAGACATAACCGAAGTGTATACCTAAAAAGCAACAGCAATTACAACTGAAATATTCGAaggtataaatatatataaaaaaaaataattttccaactAACTTGTTCTTCTCCGCGAGAATTCAATTCATCGCTGGCGATTATATCTTCTAATTGTTTAACCGGcagtaaaaaaaattcctcGGATTCGATGACTTCTTGGAAATTGTGTTGGATGAATTTATCCGCTATTCTGAGTAATTCCCTGCAGGAATGTGTGTCGGCGAAAGCTCTAATACCCAAACAATTCGAGGGATCTAActgtctttttaaaaattcgcaACAAATATCTTGAATTTCGGTTAACTGAAAAGAAATTTGAGAactaatcgaaaaaaaaacaccttGGGCTAAGTACTACAACCAGGTAACTACAAATTTTGATGAGCGCACAGGTAAATtctgttaggttaggttcaaaACATACTAGGACTACTCAAGTTTCGAGATATAGCAACACTGATGTTCAActaatttctggaaccgttgtggtattcataatgaacacactgtttacactacctctacaccaacactaTTACCTGGGTTTTTCCACCTAATTTatggggttttctagctaatttctgggttatcatagctaatttttaggttttatagcgaatttctcaattttctaaataattccTGGATTTCTCTACCTGATTTCTAGGTTTGCTTCctaatttcttggtttttatAACCAATATCTCAATTTTCTGACTAATTCTTGGATTTTTCTACccaaaattttgggtttttcttccTATTTTGGCTAAACAGCTCAATTGTGGTTACCTAGTTGTAGTTAAAACcccatgaaatataaattacctGTAATAAACATGCTGCTGGCAATAAAATTTGCACATTTGATTCCTCTACAACGATATGAGAAGTATAGCAGAAATCAACTAACAAATCCATCGCAACTTCGTCTATATCCCTTATCGCTATTTCGGTTTGTTTGGATTCTATTAGCTCTCCAGTAAACATAGCTCTAAAATAAGGACTGCAAGCGCTTAATAAAACTCTATGAGcgaatatttttcttgaacCGACGTTAAATACAACATCACAGAGTTCTCTATGTCTTCGTAGTAAATTTAACTCTGTTAGAACGTTTTTTGCGTGTTTTTCCGAGGTATGGGACAAACGGGCTGGTGATGGGGGACGTTCACCTCCCGTAGTTTCGCCCATTCTACAAGAGCTTCTAATGTGTCCTGCCAGTTGTAATCGCAAGGGCGGAGACGCCCAACCCCACACAGTATCTATCTGAAAagtttgataattgaaaaaaatactttaaaatcaATCTGTgtactattaaatattataattacctTTACACACTTAGTGGACAGAGTCAAAGCAATTGTCGACTCGCgactttaatattatttttatagaaatcaaTATTCTTAAGCttaaattactaataaaataattaaaaattgctgcaaaacaACAATTTCGATATCCTTCTATGTTGACAATAGTTGACATGTGATTTgtttttgacaattgacagatgAAGTTTAAATTCTAGGCAAATATTCGCAAAAAAATCCATTatatgttttctaattattttattaacattattattatattataatcgAGATATTTCTAATGATATAATAGATTTTCTTGTAAATGAAAATcgtgaattaaaaatatataatatactcattagttatgaaattataaaaaatactactACTTTTTATTGAGTAAGTTTGACAACCTGAGTTCAATAAAGTATTTCCAATatcatattaattatatgtttaaaaaatttatcgtgtatattcaattaaaaagtttgtaatGAGTGAAGAAACAGACCAAATTCATGAAGTGGGCGATTCCCTACAATCTATGAACATCACTCAGGATACATCAACAGAGAAACACAAAGTAGATATCTTATTAAAACCGACTGGTAATGCTCctataatgaaaaagaaaaagtggaCGGTAGATAGTGATAAGAAAATTGGATGGATCAtcgaatttattagaaaatatttaaaactagaACCCAATGAAAAGCTATTTTTATACGTTAATCAAACTTTTGCACCCTCACCGGATCAAGTCGtgaagaatttatttgattgcTATAGCACGGAGGGTAAATTAGTACTTCATTACTGCAAAACTCAGGCTTGGGGTTAATACTTCGAAAGAAAATTGTACGTGAACTTTTCAGTGTAAAAgataaataagtttaaaagCATTATGTATTGTTTATCAGAAATGTGTGATATTTGCTTTTAAGAATATTATATGTTTAGTTATTTGGTAAATGTAAGGAACCATCTCGTAATTTACggttatatttctttattagcAATGGAATGGCTTCTACAAaggtttgttttctttttttaacattttattttacacattaactttaaatttgaataaaacatcGACATATATGTATAGAATTATTTTGTACCATGTTTTAACTGAATCTAGTAGAGAAAAGATGCTACAAAATAACTCCTAATACTgtttaaagcatttttttacgtattcaatttagaaaatagGGTTTAGAATTTCCAAGGCAACTCCAAATGCTGTTTAAACCATTTTTTAGAGtctttaattcaaaaaataggGGGTAGAAGCTCCAAAATAACTCCTAAtactatttgaattgttttcaaGTGTTTGTGTTTAATTCAGAGAAAATTGGGGATGAATAACTGTATAACGTATAAACAGGGCATCGTAGTTATTATAATAATGGATAGTTGGGagttaattttttcatcttatgGGGAAATTTATTGAGCTGTAAGTAGTTTTATTCGCTTTGAGGATCATTAAGAGGAAAGAATATTTTGTCAGGAAGGGGTAAGTATTCATCGTATCGTGTGAACTCGGttttataataagtttttttagtggTAAACGTATTCGTATCGAGGTAGGGGgattttagtaaaacgaattgataatttttaaaaatatattttgaaaacaaaaccaGTATAAATATTAAGAACATTTCCTGTAAAATTTGCCCGATGCATCAAACTTTTGACTAGGATTATTTGTTAACTATCACATCAAAAAGTTGCTAAAATTTAAGTACATGTTGATTACGTACGTtgtcaataattaaaaaaaaatcacgtaTATTTTTACGTCATGAAAACACCCCTTTAATAATGTTATTGTACCCCCCCATCAATTTCTTGTCGTAATTAGATTATTCAAATCATCATTttggtttgaattttttttatagtcaaGTGATTCCATTTACGTCAacgtaatttgaaaatttgaccGTGCTATAAAACGTCAGATtttataattcattaattatacaggatctaatttatttattgactAAATTCAACATTCCTATAAGttctagttaaaaaaaaaataattgaataaaatgtttcaacacgttaactgccaagataattttcagaattttatttaaataaaaaattatcaacaaaatttgtttaaaaaagttttacgAATCATTTCGTGAAAAtcggcagtcaacgtgttaaaaaaaaaatgaatcagtggtttcttgattttttaatgatacTGAACTTTAAGATTTGGTCAGATTTTGAACGGCATTAATCATATAATTCTATTCCTCAACTTTCCAGGCTATTTTatactttataaatatttttaatttactcAAATtagtatagaaaataatttaaataagtaATTTCATTTGTCTACTACTTAATATGTATGAATCACCCTGTAGGTATGTCATGGAAACGTTATATCCGACTGCATTGTTGTCAAATCGCTCtggtttaataataaaatcgaatttgttCCGTAAAGATACTGTAAGAAAGCGTTGTTGCCATATTTATTACGgtaatattaatttcaactgATAAATCAGTACGTGtcaataaaaacaaacgaaCTTGTCATGTAAACATTCTATAAATAAGCGTTGTTGCCAGATTTACCGAATAAAAAGTTGTTATTGACGGATAAATCGGTCTATATcgataaaaaaagcaaaattgtCATGTAAACGTTCTTTTTGGAAGCACTGTTGCCaaatttttcgtataaaaatatcttattaacggataaattgatgaaaaaacaaaataaaacagcaTTTTTGTCATGTAACCATTTTGTACGGAAGAGTTGTTGTCATTTTGACTCAAAAATCATTCcagtttgataaaaaaagcGAAACTGCCacgtaaacattttttgtggaagcattgttgccagatttttcgtataaaaatgCTTGTTGGCAGATTATTTACTCTGGTTCGATGAAAACACGGCACGTTTGCCATGTAAACATTCCGTCTGAAAGCGTTGTTGCCGGATTTATTtgcaaatgaataaaattgtcATTTAGTTCGATAAATCGTTTTAGTTTGTCAAAATAAGCAAAACTGTCATGTAAACATTCCATCTGAGAGCGTTGTTGTCagattttattacaaacgaaTCAAATTGTCATGTAAACTTTCTTTTTGGAAGCACCGTTGCCAGATTTTCAGCCCTTATTGGTTAATAAATCGCTCTGGttcgattaaaaaataaattttcacttgtCAAACCATTTTTTGTTGACATATCGACtcgattttgaatttatttaaattacaatGGCTTTCGACGTTACggtctttataaaaattagatagacacgtccaaaaattatttccattaaaataaaaacaataatagttgaaataaatctaaaattaaacgttttatcaacaaaaccataaacaaaattgataaaccAGCAACTGTATTACGTAAACATTCGATATGGAAGCGTTGTTGCCATGTTGTCAAGCCAAATTTCTTATCGGCTGAAATTTAGGTTAAAAACATCCTAATTTCACTTTAGAGTGAACAATTTTAGAAGAAACTTTTTCCGTGCGAATATTTGACCGAAAAACTTCcataaaaaccatcaaaatctgtgaaattcGTTTTCgaaccaataaaaattcaagaaaCCAAAGTAACCCTAAATGATAATTTACCCCAATTAAACATCAAACTTTTTGTTTACGACTCGTACAATAACCTCTGATAATGAGGATAAACCTCGTGATTCGGTAAGTGCATTCCGAATTCTAAAGCAACCAGAACCGCAAATTCCGAAGCCATCAACTCCTTTCTATTCAATCTGAAAGTcgtttcagttttttcaatcaataattttagaTTGTCCCCTTTGACATCGTTCAATTTAGCAGACAGGATCAAACTAGCTCCTGCGCACAATTTCCTGTTTTGTTTGTGAATCAAACCGCGCAggatcaatttttcaaagtagaCGTACGCCTGCGCCACGGTCAGTAAGTCTATGTTGCATTCTTGCTTGGCGATTTTCCGCATTTCCCtttttatactaaaataaaatttcatttttgacagATAAATCTATCGTACTCCCctcgtttttttttggtataattgatttacgaaaaaaattcaatccaaCAAGTTTTTTACAAGAAAGCTGCAGAGCCTATTATATTAAAACCgtttttaaaaacttgttaTATGTAAGACAGTTGGAGGCTCgacaaataaacatttcaatttacAATACTTCTTTTTCGCCTTATAGAAAAGTTATCTATGGTCTATGAAAATCATAGATGCTTTGTGACCATAGAGCAAATAAAATACGAGGTTTATCTGAAAATTATCCGACCTCAAACTGTCATTCAGTCACTCGACAAGCACAgcaaatattaatgttttacgaaaaaaaattatgtcagttatcgaacacaaattaaaataatcgtATTAACATTAATTACTTCGTTAAATCAACGATTAGTTTTCATATATCCCTTTTAAATGTACCTCGTATCTATACGAATCGATCAGCTGTTACTGTGATATGTCAAATTCAGGTTATGTGATATATGTATTTAACGTAGTTATTTCGGAAATACtatatatctttatttattaaaaaaattttattttcgcaTATATTTACACAAAAATCACCAAATTACATAATCCAATACGTCTAATACTAGAAATAAGAAATCTGCCGATTAtcataatataaatttcattctAACGAGTGCGATAAAGATAGGGATACCACcacatatttaatttatttctactaGTATATATATCGTTCTTTTTTTACTGCCCCTCTCTACTTATTTTCAGCTGTTTTGTTCGGTTGAGGTCATTTCAGATACGTATAATATAGAGTTCAATGATCGAGTGTAAGAAATAAAACGCGTCTTGTTATTAAATTATCACAAGATGTCTGCCAAACTAATAGGTTAAGTTGATATTTGTTGATGTACTTTTATTTATGATATGACAATGAATTTTGAAGTcataaaatcatattaaaatgttcaagttagaatgaaaatattatttcatatacgttgaaactaaaaatttcgtttataaTGTAGATAAAATAGTATTCGGGCGACTAATAACTGATAAGGCGAGGGGTGGAATACAGATAAACAATCTTATCGGTTATTTTTGAAGAGGAATGTTTGTATTACAAAGAGGGTAGATAAAAGTTCTAGTTATGTACATGGCATTCCAAGACCTGCATTCTTGTCGacaaatgtaatttttaataataaaaaaaattgttttgcttGATAGTTgataaaacgtatttttttcctcaaattcGTCATTAAAACTAACATTTGGACAAAATCATTGGAATTGgataattttagatttttcagaAACAAAATACGAGGGGAACGCGATAGTATAAAATTATCTTACTCTAATTATTATTACCAGCTACTAGATCATAAAAAGAATtcataaatagtaaaaattggtatcaattaaagtaaaaataacataaacccccatgaaattaataattttctataaaaaaattggtatttgttgaaatataacTTCTATTTTGGAATTATAGCTGATAATGTGTCTTAAATTCATCGAAACATGAAAAAATCggattatttctatatttttttcgtaagtatgacataaaaacaaaaatttagaaaaaattaattgaaatctAATGATTTTTCGAGTTACTACAATCAAAATACGAGGGGAACTCGATAGTATAAAATTATCTTACTCTAATTATTATTACCAGCTACTAGATCATAAAAAGAATtcataaatagtaaaaattggtatcaattaaagtaaaaataacataaacccccatgaaattaataattttctataaaaaaattggtatttgttgaaatataacTTCTATTTTGGAATTATAGCTGATAATGTGACTTAAATTCATCGAAACATGAAAAAATCggattatttctatatttttttcgtaagtatgacataaaaacaaaaatttagaaaaaattaattgaaatctAATGATTTTTCGAGTTACTACAATCAAAATACGAGGGGAACTCGATAGTATAAAATTATCTTACTCTAATTATTATTACCAGCTACTAGATCATAAAAAGAATtcataaatagtaaaaattggtatcaattaaagtaaaaataacataaacccccatgaaattaataattttctataaaaaaattggtatttgttgaaatataacTTCTATTTTGGAATTATAGCTGATAATGTGACTTAAATTCATCGAAACATGAAAAAATCggattatttctatatttttttcgtaagtatgacataaaaacaaaaatttagaaaaaattaattgaaatctAATGATTTTTCGAGTTACTACAATCAAAATACGAGGGGAACTCGATAGTATAAAATTATCTTACTCTAATTATTATTACCAGCTACTAGATCATAAAAAGAATtcataaatagtaaaaattggtatcaattaaagtaaaaataacataaacccccatgaaattaataattttctataaaaaaattggtatttgttgaaatataacTTCTATTTTGGAATTATAGCTGATAATGTGTCTTAAATTCATCGAAACATGAAAAAATCggattatttctatatttttttcataagtatGACATGAACACAAGAATTTAGATTAGATTTTTCGATTTACCACAACCAAAATAAGAGGGTAACTAGATAGTATAAAatgacttttatttttatccatCTAATTATAATTATCAGGTGCcaaatcatgaaaaattaataaacaaacaaaaatcgatattaatcatagaaaaaataacataaaacaacaaatatacgaggaaaataaaaattaaagcgAAAAACGTATCATACGAACCTTCTCAATTTACTCAAAGTCAAATCTAGATGAGGGAATTTATTCTTGAACTTCTCATTTATCTCCCTTT is from Diorhabda sublineata isolate icDioSubl1.1 chromosome 1, icDioSubl1.1, whole genome shotgun sequence and encodes:
- the LOC130452347 gene encoding autophagy protein 12-like; the encoded protein is MSEETDQIHEVGDSLQSMNITQDTSTEKHKVDILLKPTGNAPIMKKKKWTVDSDKKIGWIIEFIRKYLKLEPNEKLFLYVNQTFAPSPDQVVKNLFDCYSTEGKLVLHYCKTQAWG